In Dermacentor variabilis isolate Ectoservices chromosome 10, ASM5094787v1, whole genome shotgun sequence, the genomic window GCCAGCAGCAGAATGTGTGACAAAATGTTGGATTCCATTAATTCTGATGCTACATGCCTGAACCAAGCATAACTGCCTTATTTACAGAATCTGCACCCCTGTAAATTTTTAAAGACTGTGCATGTTACCTGAAAGATGTAGAAGAACACAGTGTCAGCACCTAGGAGGAATTGGAGCTCGAGCCATTCCACCAGTCTGGCAGAGATGTCTTCTGGAAAGTCCAGTCCCTTAACGCACACCGCAATGCCACGTTTTGGGTCTTTTTCGGGAGTTTTTGGAAGAGCCAAGGAATTGGGTGGACAGGCACACGGCTCGGCAACAAGTGACACATTGGCCGGACCGCTGCTAAGAGGACTAGAGACATTGAATGGCACGGGACAGGAGAAGATGAAAGGCCGGTAGTAGCGGCCAGGTGATGTGTGCCCATCCCATGCTGGAACCCATATCTCAGTGCGATCGGACTCAACCACGACAGGACGTGGCAGCTCCTGGTACCTGCATGTAGGCCACAAGCGCAGAAACAGCATTCACTCTAAGGCTGCAAGGCAAATCTCTCCATGTTCGTAATATGATGCTTTCACCGCTGGTTAAGTTGTTGCTATGGGCcagtacccaagaaagttgaaGGCTACAGTAGTTTAAAGCGGCCGcgaaccaccccttgggcttggtgaaaaaaggCAGTCTGCGGATAGCGTACagtgctgtgaacatctcagccaaattttgcagtcgtgcacgGCATGTGGAGCTCATAAGCGAAGCGTGAAGTCACGTATTTATCAAACACTCTTTCCAACAGAAGCCTTCTCACTCTTTTCTGGTTGCTATATTTCGTCATACAGCAAATTTCCATATGCAGCCGCTATTGGCCAATAACTGACATCAATGAGGAAGGGTGTTTGGATTAGCCCACTTTTTCTTACTTCTTACTGTCTGTATTTATTGActcagtttaataaacaggctcaAGTAAGAAAAAAATCTGCATTTGAAAATTTTGCAAGAATTACGTGCTTCCGGAaaaagccgactatcgtctgctcacgttcTGCCACGGCTGCACATGTATGAATTAAACTTGGGCCACTCTGCTTATCGGTGTTTGGTCATTTGGTCCCGCTAATAATTTCAGCTAAtcttgaacactcaactagcctcgaaccatgcaaaacttaaggtcagaccataCACATGCTTGCCGGTGTGCACTCACTCCTGGTCGCTTCTggctagatgccttggcagacatcGCAGCTGTTGACAATGCATCAAactgcgcaagttggatgtggctactatccgtcggtcaagttGGTGCAGGACGAACTCAAACTGAACCACGTAGCATGAGTGCGAGTGCACAATCCAGCCCTGTTGTGTTtgaagcaaacgctgcgcatacgTACTAGGATTGTATGTAGCTGTGGTATGCTACGTAGCTTAGATACCGTGGCTGCCACAGGGTGCCGTGATGAGCTCGCTTTCTGAAGGCAACCGCATTTTGTGCATCGTAGGCACCACAATCAGAAACCATGCCATCtccgtgaacatccaaaatcaaatttgaactgcgcaccacggcgACATTCAGTAGGCAGAGCGTTGCGGACTTTCCCCGCTCGactgtagcctttgcagtgcaaaaCATTGAACAAGGAGCATGAACACCGGACCATAGGAAATCTTTGATtaccaataactctgcttctgctcaACATATTGAAGTAGTTTTTGcagcaatgtataactgaaataATCTATTTAAACTTTGAATGCATTTCttgacttcaataaaaagtgattcagggcccctttaatggtAAAGCACTGCATGCATGATGTGGAATATCTGTGTTTGGCTTTCACTTGTGGTAAGCTGTCCTGCAGTTTGCTTTCAATTCCATTTCTCTTATTAGTTGTACATTTTAATTCAATGTAATGGTTCATTTCCTTTATGCTTTTTCTAGCTTCATTGTCAATTTCTTCATATGGGTGTAACAAAAATCTTTGGTTACCCTTATTCTTCTCACTCATTTCTAAATTGCATCATATAACCACAAAAACAGCCTTGACAGTTACGCTGCCACCAAGCATGAAGCAGAAGGCAACTGCACAAAATATCAAGTGACAAACAGCTGTTAGGCATCTAATGTAAAGGCTGGTATTGTGTTGCTATTTAGAATAAAACAATCTACATCTTGGAGCTAGGGGTCAACATTGCTCGTAAAAGTGCTCACCACATCTGGCAGAAGAAGCGAAGAGAGTCTGCATCCTCTGATTTGATGACACCAAGGAGCCTGACATAGTGCCGATTCTTTCCACCGTGCACCCACACCCGGCTGTCGTAGTGTGCCGAAAGCAGGTGCAGGTCGGGTACGCCTGGGATTCCTCCCTGCCATCCAGAAGCTGGCGTGAACTCAATGCGTGGGCACTGTGTCGTGTGCGTGTCGCAGAAGAATGTGTGCACTTCAGCTTCACCTTCGTAGGCTAGCAGCACTGGAATTCTTCGGCGTGGTGATCGAACCAAGCGTTCCTCAAATGATCGTGGCAGATAGATGAACAACACCAGCGCAAAGCCAACCAGTACCAGGAAGAGGGTGAGGATGCGCGGTGTCGGCACGACCCTCCGCCAGCTGCCACTGGAAGACATTATCAAGACACTGCCTATGTGATCAAACCTATATGAGCTACTTACATGTTACCATATTGTAATGCAGCACCTTGCCTGTCTCTGCTTTACCTTGTAAATTTTGATCCTGCCCCCACCTCTTCCCCAATTTCTTTTCTACTGATACTCTAGACATATTTCAATCACTGATTAGGTAACGGCCCCATCATCTTTGAACTTCACAGCATCTGGAAGGTGGATGTTCcttacagtttatttatttatttatttatttatttatttacttatttatttatacatactgcagcctcaatggggctattgcaggagtgggatgaactACAAACAtacaacatttataaacaagcttgcatgAATTGTTCAGTGGTAGCGAACGGATATtgccaggtaatgaattccagaatTCAATTATGTTCAATTATTCAATTCAGATAACTAATTCTTTGTTCAGTCTTTTCGTGCCAACCAGGTGCGCTGTCGGGTTTTTGTACAAAAATAAATGTATGCTGTTTTCCTGCCAGTCACCCTAGGGAATGCAAACGAACAGAAGCGGTTTCGAGGCGGTATGAATGGTTATTTTTACGCTCCGGAGAACTGAAACGAAAgccgtaacaacaacaacaacaacgaaaattcGGTTCGACACTCTCATCATGAGGAGCAGGCGCTCGAAATCAAGGTAATGAGAAAACGCTTGTACGTTGAAAAGTTTCGTGGACACGGACTGTGAGGCAATTTCACGAGAAGCACGCGCTCGAATTCACTCTCGAGGCGCAATCACACGTGCCTAATATTAACACACAGCATTTGGTCAAGTCGGCACTTTGCCGTATGGGTGTTGGGATATTTAAATTAGGCCGCACTTTTTTTACGAAGAGTACTCTACGGCGCCAGCTTACTAAAACTTAGTCATGTCCGAAACATCTGTTTACCACGCATATTGCGCTCCCCTCCTTGTGCGAGCGAGTGACTTTGCTTGTTACTGCAAGTCATCCACAAGCAAATGCGCGATCATTGGCGTGATATGTAGCGCAAGTGCAAACGCTGCTAGACTCCCTACGACTTGAGCTGGTGCGGCCCCGCGGTACCCCGCAGGCCGTTTCGAAAGTAAATCGAGAGAGATCTGTAGTTTGTACTAACCTCATCTCGGTTCCATTAAGTTCCGTTTACAACATTTCACGCCGCTGCGACTGGTTGGCATTCACATCACGCCTGACACCGTCTGGTGAAAGGCTAGCAAGGCCATGAAGCGATGTAGGTACACTCTAGATGTAGACAAGAATTTTTGACTTAGAGCGCGGCCATGACGGTTACCCCGGTTGCCTGAACAAATTTTATACCACGCTAACGAAAGGTTCTCACACACCACGAGTATTTTTACGTCAGAAGTAACAACGAAACTACCCTAACTACAGTTGAAAGTAACTTATGTGCACTTTTCTCGTCTGCTTTTTTAAATGTTGTATTATTGAGCAAATTAGTTTACCAGCCGCGGAATCGACGGCGTACTGCTGCTGGACgcgcagttttcttcttcttcttttcttgggTTAATTGAAGTTCCGAACCGTCTAAACGGCAGCAACAATACCGGCAAGCATCAGGCGGACCTAGATAGCACTATAATGCTTGTTTTTACGAATCAATTTCGGTTTTGTCATCTAGGAGGTGGACGCGTCGCTCTGTTCCTGCGGTCGTTGCGGCTGCTACTCTTCACGCTCAGCCACAGAAAACtcgtgtttattattttttttaaaatataaacgATGTCATACTTCGTTATAGCTACACAACTAGCAAATTTTGCTGTTGTGACGACATGTTTGCCAAGCTTAAAGCTTGCCGACTGTCATCTGAGGTGCGAGACGCGTGTGGTATTACCTACATCTTCGAAAGATATGTGTCGGCACTCCTTTAAAAAGGTTGTAGGTGCCTTGTGGCTAAAAACATGCGGTTAAAATGGTGTTCTTCACGGATGCTTCCGAGTCATTTGTGTTATTTTGGGCAAAAGAAAGTATAGTAGTAATGTTTGATAAGATTTGCAGTACATGTGCCGGACATGTCATAAAGAGCAACCATGTTTGAAATTTTTCTCTTAAACACTACTTGAACAGCTCACACAAATATCTTGCAGCACAGTTTTCAACTATATGTGCAGAGGGATGAAAGCATGCTCCTTCCCAATAAGCAAGATACACATGAATTTTTCGGTAATAATTCAACTTTGGAGGCTACAAAGCACCCTAACTATTAGTGGAGACAATGCAGATTTATATGAAGCTGACAACGTTTGAATTTTATTCAGTGTGCCCAAAGACGGCATATTGGTGCTTTGGAGTTGATATGCACATTCTGTGGAGTGTACTTGTCAGCAAGCATTTGTTGTCCAGTTTAATTAGTTGTAGGCTTGACATATTGAACATACAGGACTTGCGGAAGACAACGTCGGCGCTGTGTGTGggtgcaggaaaggaaagaacagCGGCCCTGTTGCGTTTGTCTGCGCTGTTTGTCCAATGTGTCGACGTTCAATTGTACTCAAATTGTACCCAAATTGTACTCTTGCAGACATGAGTTTGCTTCTGGATGCAACTTCAAAAAAGTAGAGTGAAAGTAGCAGCAACAGCAAAAGGCAAATGACTTTTCCACTTTCCTggcttttaatttttttgtgttaTACGAAGGTCTTGGACCTCAATATCCTTGAAAATGTAATCGCAAGCATCAAAGTGCCACACATACTTTACTAAGTACTGCTATTGCTAATCTACTGCTATTACACTGCTGTATCTGGGCTATGCAGTGAGTAGCAACATAGCAGACTATTGAGCGAGCAGGAGCGAGTGTCAAAATATCACAGTGTCCTGCTCCCACAAGTCCACCTCATGCATCATGACACATAAACCTTATGAGgaacgaaaccaaaactggttTGTTGCATAGTTGTAGCAAATCACTTAGGATGTCCCAAGAAATACAAGTAATTCTTCTAGGGTCTCGAGTGTCCAAGGCACTTCATTTAATGCA contains:
- the LOC142560049 gene encoding uncharacterized protein LOC142560049: MSGSWRRVVPTPRILTLFLVLVGFALVLFIYLPRSFEERLVRSPRRRIPVLLAYEGEAEVHTFFCDTHTTQCPRIEFTPASGWQGGIPGVPDLHLLSAHYDSRVWVHGGKNRHYVRLLGVIKSEDADSLRFFCQMWYQELPRPVVVESDRTEIWVPAWDGHTSPGRYYRPFIFSCPVPFNVSSPLSSGPANVSLVAEPCACPPNSLALPKTPEKDPKRGIAVCVKGLDFPEDISARLVEWLELQFLLGADTVFFYIFQVHPKVDLILRYYRRFRRVQFERIQLPGLDEPRIPAKRRHYLANNTWQKRRHELVPYNDCYYRHIPTHEFVLLVDIDEVVLPRRHTTWQQLLDDIVSASPNMLATYASLAVPNVYFFDHFEREKSWSWFLSRVTRSANFTRPGFAVKSFFTTNSSLAVFNHYTLVPLYRKLQRTVLLNKKDVQLNHYRAKCPFEMEALCKDDYFRFTVKDKMLWKLESKFMSKVRETKEGLRTKFLVHVGKEGTR